A part of Ammospiza caudacuta isolate bAmmCau1 chromosome 5, bAmmCau1.pri, whole genome shotgun sequence genomic DNA contains:
- the LOC131557868 gene encoding peptidyl-prolyl cis-trans isomerase-like 4 encodes MAVLLETTVGDLVIDLYTEERPRACLNFLKLCKVKYYNFCLIYNVQQDFIIQTGDPTGTGRGGESIFCQLYGDQARFFEAEKVPRIRHKKKGTVSMVNNGSDQHGSQFLITTGENLDYLDGVHTVFGEVTEGMDVLKTINETFVDKDFIPYQDIRINHTVILEDPFDDPPGLCVPDRSPEPTKKQLDSGRIGADEEIDDMKGRPADEIEEVRAEKEAKSHAILLEMVGDLPDADIKPPENVLFVCKLNPVTTGEDLEIIFSRFGPIKSCEVIRDWKTGESVCYAFIEFEKEEDCEKAYFKMDNVLIDDRRIHVDFSQSVAKVKWKGKAGQYTKEDFKDYEKECDKPSKFALKEKVKPKRDAKYDLVLDEDIEESHTSQSHLAKKQKQKKHHHCEEDNKRTKKSKESDQKHEEHCREKSKGENRHRHSSRSHYKERDYTYSRQKDKYR; translated from the coding sequence atggcagtgctgctggagacCACGGTGGGTGACCTGGTCATCGACCTGTACACGGAGGAGCGGCCCCGAGCATGTCTGAATTTCCTGAAGCTATGCAAGGTCAAGTACTACAACTTTTGTCTTATTTATAATGTCCAGCAGGATTTTATTATACAAACTGGTGACCCCACAGGAACCGGCCGTGGAGGGGAATCCATATTTTGTCAACTGTATGGTGATCAAGCCAGATTTTTTGAGGCAGAAAAGGTGCCCAGAATCAGGCACAAGAAGAAGGGAACAGTGTCAATGGTGAACAATGGAAGTGATCAGCATGGATCACAGTTCCTCATTACCACAGGGGAAAACCTGGATTACCTTGATGGTGTACATACAGTGTTTGGAGAAGTGACAGAAGGCATGGATGTATTGAAGACAATTAATGAAACCTTTGTAGATAAGGATTTTATCCCATATCAGGATATCAGGATAAACCATACAGTAATTTTAGAAGATCCCTTTGATGATCCACCTGGCTTGTGTGTTCCTGATCGCTCACCAGAACCTACAAAGAAACAGCTCGATAGTGGCAGAATAGGAGCAGATGAAGAAATTGATGACATGAAAGGACGGCCTGCAGATGAAATAGAAGAAGTTCGGgctgaaaaagaagcaaaaagtcATGCTATTCTTCTGGAAATGGTGGGAGACTTACCAGATGCAGACATCAAGCCACCAGAAAATGTGCTGTTTGTTTGTAAACTGAATCCTGTGACCACAGGTGAAGACCTGGAGATAATATTTTCACGATTTGGTCCCATTAAAAGTTGTGAAGTGATCCGAGACTGGAAGACTGGTGAATCTGTTTGTTATGCTTTCATTGAGTTTGAAAAGGAGGAAGACTGTGAGAAAGCCTACTTCAAAATGGACAACGTGCTGATTGATGACAGACGGATACATGTGGATTTTAGCCAGTCTGTTGCAAAGGTTAAATGGAAGGGAAAAGCTGGGCAGTATACCAAGGAAGATTTCAAGGACTATGAGAAGGAATGTGACAAACCTTCTAAATTtgcactgaaagaaaaagtaaaaccaaAGCGAGATGCCAAGTATGACCTCGTGTTGGATGAGGATATAGAGGAGTCTCACACAAGTCAGTCACACCTGGctaaaaaacagaagcagaagaagCACCACCACTGTGAAGAAGATAACAAGAGGACCAAAAAATCTAAGGAGTCTGACCAAAAGCATGAAGAACACTGCAGGGAGAAGAGCAAGGGTGAGAACAGACACAGGCATTCAAGCCGCAGCCATTATAAGGAGAGAGATTACACTTACAGTAGACAAAAAGACAAGTACAGATGA